The Sandaracinaceae bacterium genome includes a region encoding these proteins:
- a CDS encoding DNA topoisomerase IV subunit B encodes MAGYTSQEITVLEGLEPVRQRPAMYIGDTAKNGYHHLLWEVVDNSVDEAINGHANTIEVHLDKDHRGATVIDNGRGIPVDVHKKYKKSALELILTTLHAGGKFGHKNYAVSGGLHGVGSSVVNALSVEMTADIFRDQQHYQQVYSRGKPKGKVKKVGATRGKRGTTIHFRPDPEIFGKKLTYDVDVVKKRLEAKSYLHKGLKVVFKDEKSGERIEFHHPGGIVEYLGHLVEERGKRAIAPEAFVLDKDDDHPRIELALTWTEAPEERLLTYANGIPTGSGGTHEAGLKSALNRAVRGFMKTKGINPKGVTISAEDIREGVIALLSVYVRDPQFQGQTKDRLNNPEVASPVETAIRNALEHWLLDNSSVGEAIVARIVTAARAREASRAAIQQVKRKTAVSHRLNLPGKLADCSSTSPEDSELFLVEGDSAGGNAKRARDRKTQAILPLRGKVLNAERASAKQVLSNKELSDIVSALGCGMGKAFDVKKLRYGKIFLLMDADSDGHHIATLLLTFFYRMLPELIREGHIFLALPPLFRIDAGKDTHWALDEDDRDRILAELPGNVKPKISRFKGLGEMNPDELKETTLDKKRRRALRVVIDEELLTDQTINDLMGKDAAPRYELIMEHAPKAEAEALDV; translated from the coding sequence ATGGCTGGTTACACGTCGCAAGAGATCACCGTCCTCGAGGGCCTCGAGCCGGTGCGTCAGCGCCCCGCGATGTACATCGGGGACACGGCGAAGAACGGCTATCACCACCTGCTCTGGGAGGTCGTCGACAACTCGGTCGACGAGGCCATCAACGGGCACGCCAACACCATCGAGGTCCACCTCGACAAGGACCACAGGGGCGCGACCGTCATCGACAACGGCCGCGGCATCCCGGTCGACGTCCACAAGAAGTACAAGAAGTCGGCCCTCGAGCTGATCCTCACCACGCTGCACGCGGGCGGGAAATTCGGCCACAAGAACTACGCGGTGAGCGGCGGCCTGCACGGCGTCGGCTCCTCGGTCGTCAACGCGCTCAGCGTGGAGATGACGGCCGACATCTTCCGCGACCAGCAGCACTACCAGCAGGTCTACTCGCGCGGGAAGCCCAAGGGCAAGGTCAAGAAGGTTGGCGCGACGCGTGGCAAGCGCGGCACCACCATCCACTTCCGGCCGGACCCCGAGATCTTCGGCAAGAAGCTCACCTACGACGTCGACGTCGTGAAGAAGCGGCTCGAGGCCAAGAGCTACCTGCACAAGGGGCTCAAGGTCGTCTTCAAGGACGAGAAGTCCGGCGAGCGCATCGAGTTCCATCACCCCGGCGGCATCGTCGAGTACCTCGGTCACCTGGTGGAGGAGCGCGGCAAGCGGGCCATCGCGCCCGAGGCGTTCGTGCTCGACAAGGACGACGACCACCCGCGCATCGAGCTGGCGCTGACGTGGACCGAGGCGCCCGAGGAGCGGCTGCTCACCTACGCCAACGGCATCCCGACGGGCTCGGGCGGCACGCACGAGGCGGGGCTGAAGTCGGCGCTGAACCGCGCCGTCCGCGGCTTCATGAAGACGAAGGGCATCAACCCCAAGGGCGTGACCATCTCCGCGGAGGACATCCGCGAGGGCGTCATCGCGCTGCTGAGCGTCTACGTCCGCGACCCGCAGTTCCAGGGGCAGACGAAGGACCGGCTCAACAACCCCGAGGTCGCCTCCCCGGTCGAGACCGCCATCCGCAACGCGCTCGAGCACTGGCTGCTCGACAACTCCAGCGTCGGCGAGGCCATCGTCGCGCGCATCGTCACCGCGGCGCGCGCCCGCGAGGCGAGCCGCGCGGCCATCCAGCAGGTCAAGCGCAAGACCGCGGTCAGCCACCGGCTGAACCTGCCCGGCAAGCTCGCCGACTGCTCGAGCACGAGCCCCGAGGACAGCGAGCTGTTCCTGGTCGAGGGTGACTCCGCGGGCGGCAACGCCAAGCGCGCGCGCGACCGGAAGACGCAGGCCATCCTCCCGCTCCGAGGCAAGGTGCTCAACGCCGAGCGCGCGAGCGCGAAGCAGGTCCTGAGCAACAAGGAGCTGAGCGACATCGTCAGCGCCCTCGGCTGCGGCATGGGCAAGGCCTTCGACGTCAAGAAGCTTCGCTACGGGAAGATCTTCCTGCTGATGGACGCCGACAGCGACGGCCATCACATCGCCACGCTCCTCCTGACCTTCTTCTACCGGATGCTGCCGGAGCTCATCCGCGAGGGGCACATCTTCCTCGCGCTGCCGCCGCTCTTCCGGATCGACGCGGGCAAGGACACCCACTGGGCGCTCGACGAGGACGATCGCGACCGGATCCTCGCGGAGCTGCCCGGGAACGTGAAGCCCAAGATCAGCCGCTTCAAGGGGCTGGGCGAGATGAACCCGGACGAGCTGAAGGAGACCACGCTCGACAAGAAGCGCCGCCGGGCGCTGCGCGTGGTGATCGACGAGGAGCTGCTGACCGACCAGACCATCAACGACCTGATGGGCAAGGACGCGGCGCCCCGCTACGAGCTGATCATGGAGCACGCGCCGAAGGCCGAAGCCGAAGCGCTCGACGTCTGA
- a CDS encoding SDR family NAD(P)-dependent oxidoreductase — protein sequence MSEERKVAVVTGASRGVGKGVALALGDAGMRVYVTGRTLEGELSLRATADEIDRRGGQGVAVQVDHADDAAVETLFGRVRDEAGRLDVLVNNVFTIPKERMWGVPFWEQPIHMWDQMHTIGLRSHYVASVFAAPLMVEAGRGLIANVSSFAGAGFQLNVAYGVGKAGVDRLAADMAHDLSPHGVASVSLWPGIVRTEWVMGQDELPFSTEVSESAEFTGRAVAALSADPHVMGKSGEVLVVAELASEYGFTDVDGARPPSLRELARARAKARKKERG from the coding sequence ATGAGCGAAGAGCGGAAGGTGGCGGTCGTCACCGGGGCGAGCCGCGGCGTGGGCAAGGGCGTCGCCCTCGCCCTCGGCGACGCGGGCATGCGGGTGTACGTGACCGGGCGGACCCTCGAGGGGGAGCTGTCCTTGCGCGCGACCGCGGACGAGATCGACCGGCGGGGCGGCCAGGGCGTCGCCGTGCAGGTCGACCACGCGGACGACGCGGCGGTCGAGACGCTGTTCGGGCGGGTGCGGGACGAAGCGGGGCGGCTCGACGTGCTCGTGAACAACGTCTTCACGATCCCGAAGGAGCGCATGTGGGGCGTCCCGTTCTGGGAGCAGCCCATCCACATGTGGGATCAGATGCACACCATCGGCCTGCGCTCGCACTACGTGGCGAGCGTCTTCGCCGCGCCGCTGATGGTCGAGGCGGGGCGCGGGCTGATCGCCAACGTCTCCTCCTTCGCGGGGGCCGGCTTCCAGCTCAACGTGGCCTACGGCGTGGGCAAGGCGGGCGTGGACCGCCTCGCCGCGGACATGGCGCACGATCTCTCGCCGCACGGCGTGGCGAGCGTGAGCCTCTGGCCGGGCATCGTGCGCACCGAGTGGGTGATGGGCCAGGACGAGCTGCCCTTCTCCACCGAGGTGAGCGAGTCGGCCGAATTCACCGGGCGGGCCGTGGCCGCGCTCTCGGCCGATCCGCACGTGATGGGCAAGAGCGGCGAGGTCCTCGTCGTCGCGGAGCTCGCATCGGAGTACGGTTTCACGGACGTCGACGGCGCGCGGCCGCCCTCGCTGAGGGAGCTGGCGCGCGCCCGGGCCAAAGCACGGAAGAAGGAGCGAGGATGA
- a CDS encoding acyl-CoA dehydrogenase family protein: MTDLVERARTLAPKLAERSAEIEAARRVPADVSDELGGHGFYRMLVPAKLGGGEVHPRVFASALEELARGDAAAAWVVMTGSTTGLLLAYLEEAAAREILETRPGAALAGVFAPTGRATPDGQGYRVTGRWAYGSGCENAEWRMGGCLVFDGGAPRTLPNGAPEIRSCFFRADESRVVDTWSVSGLRGTGSHDLVVEDVSVAHSCCVLADAPKHEGALYRFPVFGLLSTGVTAVGLGIARAALDRVMEMARTKRSRGGKKTMADGELVQVTLAGAEGELRAARALVHATLDEVWETAARGDALSDLDRARLRLAATHAARASAKVVDTVYHLAGGAAIWDTSPFQRHFRDVHVMTQHVMVGEQTLKPVGRVLLGLPTDTSVL, encoded by the coding sequence ATGACCGACCTGGTGGAGCGCGCGCGGACCCTGGCGCCCAAGCTCGCGGAGCGGAGCGCGGAGATCGAGGCGGCGCGCCGGGTGCCGGCGGACGTGAGCGACGAGCTCGGCGGGCACGGCTTCTACCGCATGCTCGTCCCGGCGAAGCTCGGCGGCGGCGAGGTCCACCCGCGGGTCTTCGCCTCCGCGCTCGAGGAGCTCGCGCGCGGAGACGCGGCGGCGGCGTGGGTCGTGATGACCGGCTCCACCACCGGGCTCTTGCTCGCGTACCTGGAGGAGGCCGCGGCGCGGGAGATCCTCGAGACCCGCCCCGGCGCGGCGCTGGCTGGGGTCTTCGCCCCGACCGGCCGCGCGACGCCGGACGGGCAGGGCTACCGCGTGACCGGGCGCTGGGCGTACGGGAGCGGCTGCGAGAACGCGGAGTGGCGCATGGGCGGCTGCCTCGTGTTCGACGGAGGCGCGCCGCGCACGCTCCCGAACGGGGCGCCCGAGATCCGCTCCTGCTTCTTCCGCGCCGACGAGTCGCGCGTGGTCGACACCTGGAGCGTCAGCGGCCTGCGGGGCACGGGCAGCCACGATCTGGTGGTCGAGGACGTCTCCGTGGCGCACAGCTGCTGCGTGCTCGCGGACGCGCCGAAGCACGAGGGCGCGCTCTATCGCTTCCCGGTCTTCGGCCTGTTGAGCACGGGGGTGACCGCGGTCGGCCTCGGCATCGCGCGCGCCGCGCTCGATCGCGTCATGGAGATGGCCCGGACCAAGCGCTCGCGGGGCGGGAAGAAGACCATGGCGGACGGCGAGCTGGTGCAGGTCACGCTCGCGGGGGCCGAGGGAGAGCTCCGCGCGGCCCGCGCGCTCGTGCACGCGACGCTGGACGAGGTGTGGGAGACGGCGGCCCGCGGCGACGCGCTCTCGGACCTCGATCGGGCGCGGCTCCGGCTCGCGGCGACCCACGCGGCGCGCGCGTCGGCGAAGGTCGTGGACACCGTCTATCACCTCGCGGGCGGGGCCGCGATCTGGGACACGAGCCCGTTTCAGCGCCACTTCCGCGACGTGCACGTGATGACGCAGCACGTGATGGTGGGCGAGCAGACCCTCAAGCCCGTGGGCCGCGTCCTGCTCGGGCTGCCCACCGACACCAGCGTGCTCTAG
- a CDS encoding OmpA family protein: MVLALPGVAAADEPWLLSFEGDLTVPALAPTADRFEPGAAASVAVHRPFGDVFLLGARLRAGFLSDGPAPGDATLADPGVGDLFMLGLSLRFRPLAPAMPSASRGTGLFVELGGGGALTGGLVRPTAEAAIGWGFAWDDVDIGPVVRWSTVFEVDNQLEDRPAHVLLFGVELTLFDARPAPPEPAPPRPPGDRDGDGITDDVDACTEIPEDFDGFEDEDGCPEADNDADGIPDVDDACPMEPEDLDGWQDEDGCPDRDNDGDGFLDERDACPNEAEVVNGIEDRDGCPDEGLIVMRDDRIVLEEQVLFDFARARVKSRARPVLHAIVELCRQHPEWVQLRIEGHTDLRGGRAFNQRLSELRAQRVRELLVDYGVSAEIIDAVGHGETQPAAWGESEEVHQTNRRVEFVVMRRRELTPGELAAEEAAAERERDAVQQRRGDSPPPASDEGAEERAAEEHVSDGLVAELAQGGES, translated from the coding sequence GTGGTCCTGGCTCTGCCCGGGGTCGCGGCGGCCGACGAACCCTGGCTCCTCTCGTTCGAGGGCGATCTGACGGTCCCGGCGCTCGCGCCGACCGCGGATCGATTCGAGCCGGGGGCGGCTGCGTCCGTCGCGGTGCACCGCCCCTTCGGCGACGTCTTCCTCCTCGGGGCGCGGCTGCGTGCCGGGTTCCTCAGCGACGGACCCGCGCCTGGCGACGCCACGCTCGCGGATCCCGGCGTCGGGGACCTGTTCATGCTGGGGCTCTCGCTCCGCTTCCGGCCGCTCGCGCCCGCCATGCCCTCCGCGTCCCGCGGCACGGGGCTCTTCGTGGAGCTGGGCGGCGGCGGCGCGCTGACGGGAGGCCTCGTGCGCCCGACGGCCGAGGCCGCCATCGGCTGGGGCTTCGCCTGGGATGACGTGGACATCGGGCCCGTCGTGCGCTGGAGCACGGTCTTCGAGGTCGACAACCAGCTCGAGGATCGACCGGCCCACGTGCTGCTCTTCGGGGTCGAGCTGACCCTCTTCGACGCGCGCCCCGCGCCGCCCGAGCCCGCCCCGCCGCGCCCGCCGGGCGACCGCGACGGCGACGGCATCACCGACGACGTGGACGCCTGCACGGAGATCCCCGAGGACTTCGACGGCTTCGAGGACGAGGACGGCTGCCCCGAGGCGGACAACGACGCCGACGGGATCCCGGACGTCGACGACGCGTGCCCCATGGAGCCCGAGGATCTCGACGGCTGGCAGGACGAGGACGGCTGCCCGGACCGCGACAACGACGGCGACGGCTTCCTCGACGAGCGCGACGCGTGCCCGAACGAGGCCGAGGTGGTCAACGGCATCGAGGACCGCGACGGCTGCCCCGACGAGGGCCTCATCGTGATGCGCGACGACCGGATCGTGCTCGAGGAGCAGGTGCTCTTCGACTTCGCCCGGGCCCGGGTCAAGTCCCGCGCTCGCCCCGTCCTGCACGCCATCGTCGAGCTGTGCCGCCAGCACCCCGAGTGGGTCCAGCTGCGCATCGAGGGGCACACGGATCTGCGCGGCGGGCGGGCGTTCAACCAGCGCCTGAGCGAGCTGCGCGCCCAGCGCGTCCGCGAGCTCCTCGTCGACTACGGCGTCTCCGCCGAGATCATCGACGCGGTGGGCCACGGCGAGACGCAGCCGGCCGCCTGGGGCGAGTCGGAGGAGGTCCACCAGACGAACCGGCGCGTGGAGTTCGTCGTCATGCGGCGCCGCGAGCTGACCCCCGGTGAGCTGGCGGCCGAGGAGGCGGCGGCGGAGCGAGAGCGCGACGCGGTGCAGCAGCGTCGCGGGGATTCACCCCCGCCCGCGTCGGACGAAGGCGCCGAGGAGCGGGCCGCGGAGGAGCATGTCTCGGACGGGCTCGTCGCGGAGCTCGCGCAAGGAGGCGAGTCGTGA
- a CDS encoding MXAN_6577-like cysteine-rich protein, with translation MRATVLSTLSVLMLAAGCQSPVVGAACRGDLALCDGLCVDLERDPQHCGACGTQCASDQSCVLGACVGLALDGGGGDASGGDAGVIGDGSFADADVTPRDGGPRDGGDGGAPPEGCDVGELECGAICVRPDSDPANCGGCGIACAMGDVCAGGECTDACRLPRMTCDDRCIDTRSDPDHCGGCDNACPSGVCMAGECSGPLAGHLVVVGHDYRESRADMNRIAGNAVFLARQNPPRVLVYEGDARPAAIAGTDAAIDQVAALYGRSWARTAAPRPEEIPLMLLDADVLVVYAQTDAVDGELQRLSQGLARSLTTFLQTGGVIVVFDGAGSNRGTFQVVTGTGFFWADSRTDVSRRVLDVVSPGDAVALGVPIRYRGEVSTVRFDTTETTVVVDDGAGGPVVIHRTVLP, from the coding sequence GTGAGAGCCACCGTACTGTCCACGCTGAGCGTGTTGATGCTCGCCGCGGGCTGCCAGAGCCCGGTCGTCGGCGCGGCCTGTCGCGGCGACCTCGCGCTCTGTGACGGCCTCTGCGTCGACCTCGAGCGCGACCCGCAGCACTGCGGCGCGTGCGGGACCCAGTGCGCCAGCGACCAGTCCTGCGTGCTGGGCGCGTGCGTCGGCCTCGCCCTCGATGGCGGCGGCGGCGACGCCAGCGGCGGCGACGCGGGCGTGATCGGCGACGGCTCGTTCGCGGACGCCGACGTCACGCCGCGGGACGGCGGACCGCGCGACGGCGGAGACGGTGGCGCCCCGCCCGAGGGCTGCGACGTGGGCGAGCTCGAGTGCGGCGCGATCTGCGTGCGCCCCGACTCGGACCCCGCGAACTGCGGCGGATGCGGGATCGCCTGCGCGATGGGTGACGTCTGCGCCGGCGGCGAGTGCACCGACGCGTGTCGGCTGCCGCGCATGACCTGCGACGACCGATGCATCGACACGCGCAGCGACCCCGATCACTGCGGCGGCTGCGACAACGCCTGCCCGTCGGGCGTGTGCATGGCGGGCGAGTGCAGCGGACCGCTCGCGGGTCACCTCGTGGTCGTCGGTCACGACTATCGCGAGAGCCGGGCCGACATGAACCGGATCGCGGGCAACGCGGTCTTCCTCGCCCGGCAGAACCCTCCGCGTGTGCTCGTCTACGAAGGCGACGCGCGCCCCGCGGCCATCGCCGGCACCGACGCGGCCATCGACCAGGTCGCCGCCCTCTACGGGCGCAGCTGGGCTCGCACCGCGGCGCCGCGCCCCGAAGAGATCCCCTTGATGCTACTCGACGCGGACGTGCTGGTCGTCTACGCGCAGACCGACGCGGTCGACGGAGAGCTCCAGCGCCTGTCCCAGGGCCTCGCGCGCTCGCTGACCACGTTCCTGCAGACGGGCGGCGTCATCGTCGTCTTCGACGGGGCGGGCAGCAACCGCGGCACGTTCCAGGTCGTCACCGGGACGGGCTTCTTCTGGGCCGACTCCCGCACCGACGTGTCGCGCCGCGTGCTCGACGTGGTCAGCCCCGGCGACGCGGTCGCCCTCGGCGTCCCGATCCGCTACCGAGGCGAGGTCAGCACGGTCCGCTTCGACACGACGGAGACGACGGTGGTGGTGGACGACGGCGCGGGCGGCCCGGTGGTGATCCACCGCACTGTTCTTCCCTGA
- a CDS encoding SDR family NAD(P)-dependent oxidoreductase produces the protein MNDFSKKHVVVTGGSGALGTAVVTELLGRGATIHVPVYSPKELDAFPYRDHERVHVRAGLDFTVEKTVERYYGELPSLWASVQVAGGFAMSPIAETSLEGFLGMMNMNAVTCFLACREAVKKIRASEGTGRLVNVAARPALVPTGGLAAYAASKAVVASLTRSLSEELAGEGIWVNAVAPSTIDTPDNREAMPKASFDAWPRPAEIAKTLVHLASPDNAVGRGAIVPVYGRS, from the coding sequence ATGAACGACTTCTCGAAGAAACACGTCGTGGTCACGGGCGGCAGCGGCGCGCTCGGCACCGCGGTGGTCACCGAGCTGCTCGGACGGGGCGCGACGATCCACGTCCCCGTCTACTCGCCGAAGGAGCTCGACGCGTTCCCCTACCGCGACCACGAGCGCGTCCACGTGCGCGCGGGCCTCGACTTCACCGTGGAGAAGACGGTCGAGCGCTACTACGGCGAGCTGCCCTCGCTCTGGGCCTCGGTCCAGGTGGCGGGCGGCTTCGCGATGAGCCCCATCGCCGAGACCTCGCTCGAGGGCTTCCTCGGGATGATGAACATGAACGCGGTGACCTGCTTCCTCGCGTGCCGGGAGGCGGTCAAGAAGATCCGCGCGAGCGAGGGGACCGGTCGGCTGGTCAACGTCGCGGCTCGCCCTGCCCTCGTCCCCACGGGAGGTCTCGCCGCCTACGCCGCCTCGAAGGCCGTCGTCGCCTCGCTCACCCGGTCGCTCTCGGAGGAGCTCGCCGGGGAGGGCATCTGGGTCAACGCCGTCGCGCCCTCCACCATCGACACGCCCGACAACCGCGAGGCCATGCCGAAGGCGAGCTTCGACGCGTGGCCGAGGCCGGCCGAGATCGCCAAGACCCTCGTCCACCTCGCCTCCCCCGACAACGCGGTCGGTCGCGGCGCCATCGTGCCCGTCTACGGCAGGAGCTGA
- a CDS encoding ParA family protein, protein MVQSTCSVCSRAFEVRFRYQVREEAGQFVHFCSQMCHQRGLRSEGPQCSVCAKSFELEFPFQAEVGDGEPRYFCTTQCKTAAKAGVFGLNKAGGRASDGPRRIAVFNHKGGTGKTTTAVNLAAGLAERGNRVLLVDADGQGNVGASLGIRGERTLYHVLVAGAPADEASVPVRNNLDVLTSNELLAAAELYLAERQNRHRIMRERLSDRVTGYDVVVLDCAPALSLMNQNALVYADSVVVPVSCDYLSLVGVRQVLRTLKNVRQLLKHEVKLLGVLPTFFDVRNKISREAIEALTDHFGERCLPPIRVNTKLREAPSAKQTIFEYAPDSHGALDYLALVERIVALRGDAGALDRAPAMAG, encoded by the coding sequence GTGGTTCAGTCGACTTGCAGCGTGTGCTCGCGCGCCTTCGAGGTCCGGTTCCGCTACCAGGTCCGCGAAGAGGCCGGTCAGTTCGTCCACTTCTGCTCGCAGATGTGTCACCAGCGCGGGCTCCGCTCGGAGGGGCCTCAGTGCTCGGTCTGCGCCAAGAGCTTCGAGCTCGAGTTCCCCTTCCAGGCCGAGGTCGGTGACGGCGAGCCGCGCTACTTCTGCACGACGCAGTGCAAGACCGCGGCGAAGGCCGGGGTCTTCGGTCTCAACAAGGCGGGCGGACGCGCCTCGGACGGGCCGCGCCGCATCGCGGTGTTCAACCACAAGGGCGGCACCGGGAAGACGACCACCGCGGTCAACCTCGCGGCGGGGCTCGCCGAGCGGGGCAACCGCGTGCTCCTCGTCGACGCGGACGGGCAGGGCAACGTCGGGGCGTCGCTCGGCATCCGCGGAGAGCGCACCCTCTATCACGTGCTCGTGGCGGGCGCGCCCGCGGACGAGGCGTCGGTGCCGGTGCGCAACAACCTCGACGTGCTGACGAGCAACGAGCTGCTCGCGGCGGCGGAGCTCTACCTCGCCGAGCGCCAGAACCGGCACCGCATCATGCGCGAGCGGCTGAGCGACCGGGTGACCGGCTACGACGTCGTGGTCCTCGACTGCGCGCCCGCGCTGTCGCTGATGAACCAGAACGCGCTCGTCTACGCCGACAGCGTCGTGGTCCCCGTCAGCTGCGATTACCTCTCGCTCGTCGGCGTGCGGCAGGTGCTCCGGACGCTCAAGAACGTGCGGCAGCTGCTCAAGCACGAGGTGAAGCTGCTCGGCGTGCTCCCGACCTTCTTCGACGTGCGCAACAAGATCAGCCGCGAGGCGATCGAGGCGCTGACGGACCACTTCGGCGAGCGCTGCCTGCCGCCGATCCGCGTCAACACCAAGCTGCGCGAGGCGCCGAGCGCCAAGCAGACCATCTTCGAGTACGCCCCGGACAGCCACGGCGCGCTCGACTATCTGGCGCTCGTCGAGCGCATCGTGGCGCTGCGGGGCGACGCAGGCGCCCTGGATCGCGCGCCGGCGATGGCGGGCTGA
- the hutI gene encoding imidazolonepropionase produces MSDFDLVVTGGRVVTCDGPESDPLGIVEDGCVAVRRGRIAWVGPSAELGVAKATRVLDAGGRIVMPGLVDPHTHLVFAGSRVDEFARRMAGEDYRAIAAAGGGIKATVRWSREASDAQLFDAAAARARRLRAFGVTSAEVKSGYGLSTEHELRHLRVARRLGAEGILHVTTSLLGAHAVPPDVERGAYVDEIVERMIPEAKREGLADACDVYLDDGAFTRDEAERILRAAKDAGLRVRAHVGQFADLGGAELMAELGALSADHLEAVSDAGLQAMARCSVVAVLLPGAWRTLRQEAPDVERMRAAGVRMAVGTDCNPGTSPSVDLPMMAALAVRDAGLTLEEAVLAITRNAAEAAGLEECGRIVPGLRADLALYDEEDPRALAYGLGGIDARAVVLGGEVALERVPSPSPLW; encoded by the coding sequence ATGAGCGACTTCGATCTGGTGGTGACGGGGGGCCGCGTCGTCACGTGCGACGGCCCGGAGAGCGATCCGCTCGGCATCGTCGAGGACGGCTGCGTGGCCGTGCGCCGCGGCCGGATCGCGTGGGTGGGCCCGAGCGCCGAGCTGGGCGTGGCGAAGGCGACGCGCGTGCTGGACGCGGGCGGCCGGATCGTGATGCCCGGCCTCGTCGACCCGCACACCCACCTCGTCTTCGCCGGCTCGCGCGTGGACGAGTTCGCGCGCCGCATGGCGGGGGAGGACTACCGCGCCATCGCGGCCGCGGGCGGCGGCATCAAGGCCACCGTGCGCTGGAGCCGCGAGGCGTCGGACGCGCAGCTCTTCGACGCCGCCGCCGCGCGCGCCCGGCGCCTCCGCGCGTTCGGCGTGACGAGCGCGGAGGTCAAGAGCGGCTACGGCCTCTCGACCGAGCACGAGCTGCGGCACCTGCGCGTGGCGCGACGCCTGGGCGCGGAGGGCATCTTGCACGTGACCACCTCTCTCCTCGGGGCGCACGCGGTCCCCCCCGACGTGGAGCGGGGCGCGTACGTCGACGAGATCGTCGAGCGCATGATCCCGGAGGCGAAGCGCGAGGGCCTCGCGGACGCGTGCGACGTCTACCTCGACGACGGCGCCTTCACGCGCGACGAGGCGGAGCGGATCCTGCGCGCGGCCAAGGACGCGGGGCTGCGGGTGCGGGCGCACGTGGGGCAGTTCGCCGACCTGGGCGGCGCGGAGCTCATGGCGGAGCTCGGCGCGCTGAGCGCGGACCACCTCGAGGCGGTGAGCGACGCGGGGCTGCAGGCGATGGCGCGGTGCAGCGTGGTCGCGGTGCTCCTGCCCGGCGCGTGGCGGACGCTGCGGCAGGAGGCGCCCGACGTGGAGCGCATGCGCGCCGCGGGGGTGCGCATGGCGGTCGGGACCGACTGCAACCCGGGCACGAGCCCGAGCGTCGATCTCCCGATGATGGCCGCGCTCGCCGTGCGCGACGCGGGCCTGACCCTCGAGGAGGCGGTCCTCGCGATCACGCGGAACGCGGCCGAGGCGGCGGGGCTCGAGGAGTGCGGTCGCATCGTCCCGGGCCTCCGCGCGGACCTCGCGCTCTACGACGAGGAGGATCCGCGGGCCCTGGCCTACGGGCTGGGCGGCATCGACGCGCGCGCCGTGGTGCTCGGCGGTGAAGTCGCGCTAGAACGGGTGCCGTCGCCCTCCCCGCTCTGGTAG